In the Solanum pennellii chromosome 5, SPENNV200 genome, one interval contains:
- the LOC107019991 gene encoding uncharacterized protein LOC107019991 has protein sequence MEAANLTGLSPRLKSISLEKDKNDDPEFENSELEDRHFHSMDALEILKETVTILRYNPIGFLSIAALLICPVSAVLLSNVLVDQYVVKKLMIRLLFLAKSSGLPLKPFINQSCQKFSEMVISAVMCFPLYVSLLLLSKAAIVYSVDCTYSRKNFDGKKFYIIVTKIWKRILVTYIWVCMVITGCLTLFLVLLVAVSSAFSVIGFPPDLILYPAMIVGIIFSIILANAMIICNIAVVISVLEDDSGPEALLRSSSLIKGQTQVGLLIFLGSTIGMTFVEGLFEHRVKIISYEDGSSRIWEGPLLVILYSFVMLIDSMMSTVFYFSCKSYRMEASNEESLPVLEALAISSTLAEVL, from the coding sequence ATGGAAGCTGCGAATTTGACTGGATTGAGTCCGAGATTGAAATCAATTTCATTGgagaaagataaaaatgatgatCCAGAATTTGAAAATTCCGAATTGGAAGATAGGCATTTTCATTCTATGGATGCGTTGGAGATTTTGAAGGAAACTGTAACGATTCTTCGGTATAATCCTATTGGTTTTTTGTCAATTGCTGCATTGTTAATTTGCCCTGTTTCTGCTGTTCTGTTGTCTAATGTGTTAGTTGATCAGTACGTTGTGAAGAAATTGATGATAAGATTGTTGTTTCTGGCTAAATCGAGTGGGCTTCCACTAAAGCCTTTTATCAATCAGTCGTGTCAAAAGTTCTCTGAAATGGTGATTTCAGCTGTTATGTGTTTTCCGTTGTATGTCAGTTTGTTGCTTTTGTCTAAAGCTGCTATAGTGTACTCTGTTGATTGTACTTACTCGAGGAAGAATTTCGATGGTAAAAAGTTTTATATCATTGTCACCAAGATTTGGAAGCGTATCTTGGTGACTTATATTTGGGTGTGTATGGTGATTACTGGTTGTCTCACGTTGTTTCTTGTACTTCTCGTGGCCGTGAGCAGTGCCTTCTCTGTAATAGGGTTCCCTCCAGACTTGATTTTGTACCCCGCGATGATTGTTGGGATTATATTCTCTATAATCTTAGCAAATGCTATGATAATTTGCAATATTGCTGTTGTGATCTCTGTTTTGGAGGATGACTCTGGACCGGAGGCGTTGCTTAGGTCTAGTTCTCTCATCAAGGGGCAGACACAAGTTGGGCTATTGATATTTCTCGGATCGACTATTGGGATGACATTTGTGGAGGGTTTGTTTGAGCATAGAGTGAAGATAATAAGCTATGAAGATGGATCTTCGAGGATATGGGAAGGGCCTCTTCTGGTAATATTGTACTCTTTTGTGATGCTTATTGACTCTATGATGAGTACTGTTTTTTACTTCAGCTGTAAATCATATAGAATGGAAGCCTCAAATGAAGAAAGTTTGCCTGTATTAGAAGCCTTGGCGATTTCTTCAACATTAGCAGAAGTATTATAA
- the LOC107018551 gene encoding LOW QUALITY PROTEIN: putative late blight resistance protein homolog R1B-23 (The sequence of the model RefSeq protein was modified relative to this genomic sequence to represent the inferred CDS: inserted 1 base in 1 codon; substituted 2 bases at 2 genomic stop codons): MSMNISHPPDTLMYVEKXLVSHFIQILLKIEKDVEEHQSKLYHFLDTLQWVEEKWGSFRMCSDNNHLSWIEDQWYSFDYNIFTEEPYNILTTLQRFVQASHMFLEGFHFSKESRPPDTPQRLEEKDLLFSAKYLPIVSHLSKTLQQMEDECNSFFVEYLFAQELDTLSVLQRIEEYWGSFRMYLEEFRSKVSDFLEISQERMSLLDRLRFLKRDFKFLSIIIELHIFKDEPHVSWEKVRALFHGATDELIQMYSTEVSPWSQQFYDYFCHLQYELQQTKLEIIKANFPFPKISANEDGIVIPGFVKKFIDSVADNISNSLKFDDPSSPLCIGGRSMVQIEMVLKGLNFLSSFVCFVSDRCIETRVQHALFTHVVQVAWQTTMATWLYLPSNEYMYQDTAPDEENPLLSDLLKSKIQPIQSSICKFYCHILQALNLVQSQWYPVINVKYVFDCEVGFLESLRRTLKGLPVSSNCIAIKAELRETLNFFGDTLVNLPTQVIELHLQDIDFSIVDAGLLVFSLNDDNENLDFTGKIQSMQSVIYLIARKKFLLQFNLPGIDRVDSADFILDNREKFLSMYSNSVDSVQSQLPIIXKELKFFQAVVEQQDGLQHFAKKTTHLVFEVEHMVDTCKKKDVPDWCLFIWILNIGEDIRMLMAEVAEIPNELLSSPNKLTSFVQLVLKGFVRIFGVASSQFASKQRINEEIVGFEDVKDELIGKLKGGSSGLDVISIVGMAGLGKTLANKLYSDESVVSYFDIHAHCCVSQEYTRKDLLLSILSNITDERAKLRRETENELADKLRKLLMRKRYLLLIDDVWETSAWDDLKLCFPEDNNGSRIILTTRHYEVASHAKHDSDPHKLRSLNNDESWMLLNKKVFNNESFPFILRDVGQEIVRKCDGLPLSIILVAGILIRMKKEKYCWEQVATNLGPNIQDQMEGTLDLSYQNLPPYLKPCFLYLGVFTEDEEIQVSKLTWLWIAEGFIKPHTGKTLEEIAENYLENLVGRNLVMVGKRSFNGRTKTCCIHDLVHEFCRKKAKLENIIQRINGDAGSDPTQFFPPKCNTSRRLSLHSQCDDLAKWCLCFSNLKYLQFRESRRTAFSSIDRTSVIQKRFKFLRVLDFEFTIIDSFPQELILLRYISFRTDNDTVSLPANLWNLETLIVQGTRGRISLPETIWKMVKLRHLQINDQALFTLQNEQEFIESPSEMDDLQTLSSAYFSCAESADKILAKTPNLRRLTCEVSAFDDSFTAFNNLAMLEILKISSGAALTSVDXLKLPSHLKKLTLSNFHINLNEVTTLSNLEVLKLLRVSISSNTWKVNDEQFSKLKFLKLENLSFSEWDVSYDAFPFLEHLVLKKCRYLEVIPSCFGYMSSLKSIEVKSCKESLADSAMVIKEMQVEDMGFSDFEVIIHRTDQQCSNTRSGITYQI; encoded by the exons ATGTCTATGAACATATCACATCCCCCTGACACACTGATGTATGTTGAAA CATTGGTGTCTCATTTCATCCAAATTCTGCTGAAAATCGAAAAAGATGTAGAGGAACATCAGTCAAAGTTGTATCATTTCCTTGACACTCTGCAGTGGGTTGAAGAGAAATGGGGTTCATTCCGTATGTGCTCAGACAACAACCATCTGAGTTGGATTGAAGACCAATGGTATTCATTCGATTACAATATATTCACAGAGGAACCTTATAATATCCTGACAACTCTCCAGCGTTTTGTACAGGCAAGCCATATGTTTTTAGAGGGATTTCACTTTTCCAAGGAGTCTCGTCCTCCTGACACACCGCAGAGGCTTGAAGAGAAAGACCTTTTGTTTTCAGCCAAGTACCTGCCAATAGTATCTCATTTATCTAAAACTCTGCAGCAGATGGAGGATGAATGCAATTCATTCTTCGTTGAATATCTGTTTGCACAGGAACTTGATACCCTTAGCGTTCTGCAACGTATTGAAGAATATTGGGGCTCATTCCGTATGTATTTGGAGGAATTCAGATCAAAAGTGTCTGATTTCCTTGAAATTTCACAAGAACGTATGTCTTTGTTAGATAGACTGAGGTTCCTTAAAAGGGATTTCAAGTTCCTGAGTATCATTATCGAATTGCATATCTTCAAAGATGAACCACATGTAAGCTGGGAAAAAGTCCGAGCATTGTTCCACGGTGCTACAGATGAACTCATCCAGATGTACAGTACGGAAGTAAGTCCGTGGAGTCAACAATTTTATGACTATTTCTGCCACTTGCAATATGAGTTGCAGCAGACCAAGTTGGAAATCATTAAGGCTAATTTCCCCTTTCCCAAAATATCAGCCAATGAGGATGGTATTGTGATTCCCGGTTTTGTTAAGAAATTTATTGACAGTGTTGCTGATAATATCAGTAATTCACTGAAATTTGATGATCCAAGTTCACCACTTTGTATTGGGGGCCGAAGCATGGTTCAAATAGAAATGGTTTTGAAGGGGTTGAATTTCCTCTCTAGTTTTGTCTGCTTTGTTTCAGATAGATGCATAGAGACTCGGGTCCAACATGCTTTGTTCACTCATGTTGTACAAGTGGCCTGGCAAACAACTATGGCTACGTGGTTGTATCTTCCGAGCAATGAATACATGTATCAAGACACAGCTCCGGACGAAGAGAATCCTTTGCTTTCTGATCTTCTGAAGAGCAAAATCCAGCCTATTCAGTCAAGCATATGCAAGTTCTACTGTCATATCCTGCAAGCTCTAAATTTAGTTCAGTCACAATGGTATCCCGTTATCAATGTTAAGTATGTATTCGATTGTGAAGTTGGGTTTCTGGAGTCTCTTCGACGTACTTTAAAAGGATTACCAGTCTCTAGTAATTGCATTGCAATAAAGGCAGAACTTCGGGAGACGCTCAACTTCTTCGGAGATACTCTAGTCAATCTACCAACACAGGTCATTGAACTTCATCTTCAGGATATAGACTTTTCAATTGTTGATGCAGGACTTCTGGTTTTCTCATTAAATGATGATAATGAGAATCTTGATTTCACGGGAAAAATCCAAAGTATGCAAAGTGTGATCTACCTCATCGCTAGAAAGAAATTCCTCCTTCAGTTCAACTTACCTGGAATTGACAGAGTGGACTCTGCTGATTTCATTTTAGACAACAGGGAGAAGTTTCTGAGCATGTATTCAAATTCAGTTGATTCGGTTCAAAGCCAGCTTCCGATTATTTAGAAAGAACTCAAGTTCTTTCAAGCTGTCGTAGAACAGCAAGACGGACTTCAACATTTTGCAAAGAAGACTACTCATTTGGTGTTTGAGGTAGAACATATGGTTGATACTTGTAAGAAAAAAGATGTTCCTGACTGGTGTCTTTTTATCTGGATCTTGAACATCGGTGAGGATATTAGAATGCTCATGGCAGAGGTAGCAGAGATTCCTAATGAGTTACTCTCATCTCCAAACAAGCTAACTTCATTTGTGCAGTTAGTTCTCAAGGGATTCGTTCGGATCTTTGGTGTTGCTTCTTCACAATTTGCTAGTAAACAAAGGATCAATGAAGAAATAGTAGGCTTTGAGGATGTGAAGGATGAACTGATAGGAAAACTAAAAGGAGGATCATCAGGCCTTGATGTAATCTCAATTGTTGGAATGGCTGGATTAGGCAAAACTCTGGCTAACAAGCTATATTCTGATGAGTCAGTTGTCTCTTATTTTGACATCCATGCCCATTGCTGTGTCTCTCAAGAATATACGCGGAAGGACTTATTACTATCCATTCTAAGCAATATTACTGATGAAAGAGCTAAACTTAGAAGAGAGACTGAAAATGAATTGGCAGATAAACTTCGCAAACTTTTAATGCGCAAGAGATACCTTCTCCTCATTGATGATGTTTGGGAAACTAGTGCATGGGATGATCTAAAGTTGTGCTTCCCTGAAGATAACAACGGAAGTAGAATCATTCTGACAACTCGGCATTATGAGGTCGCTTCTCATGCTAAACATGATAGTGATCCCCATAAGCTTCGATCTCTCAATAATGATGAAAGTTGGATGTTATTAAACAAAAAGGTGTTCAACAACGAAAGTTTTCCTTTTATTCTAAGAGATGTAGGCCAAGAAATAGTAAGAAAGTGCGACGGGCTTCCTCTTTCAATTATTCTGGTAGCTGGTATCCTCATAagaatgaagaaggaaaaatattgTTGGGAACAAGTGGCAACAAATTTAGGTCCAAACATTCAGGATCAAATGGAGGGTACTCTTGATCTGAGTTATCAGAATTTGCCACCCTATTTGAAACCATGTTTTCTGTATTTGGGAGTATTCACAGAGGATGAAGAGATTCAAGTCTCAAAGTTAACATGGTTGTGGATAGCGGAAGGCTTCATAAAACCTCATACGGGGAAGACTTTGGAGGAAATCGCAGAAAATTACTTGGAGAATCTTGTTGGGAGAAACCTTGTGATGGTTGGTAAAAGGAGTTTTAATGGAAGGACCAAGACGTGTTGCATTCATGACCTGGTGCATGAATTTTGCAGGAAGAAAGCCAAGTTGGAGAACATTATACAAAGAATAAATGG AGATGCAGGTTCGGATCCTACTCAATTCTTCCCTCCAAAATGCAATACTTCACGTCGCTTATCTCTTCATTCTCAGTGTGATGATCTTGCAAAATGGTGTTTGTGTTTCTCCAATTTGAAATATCTCCAGTTCAGGGAGTCTAGAAGAACTGCATTCTCTTCAATAGACCGCACATCAGTCATTCAAAAAAGGTTCAAATTTCTGAGGGTGTTAGATTTTGAATTCACTATCATTGATTCTTTCCCACAAGAATTGATCCTTTTGAGGTATATTTCTTTTCGGACCGACAATGATACAGTATCCCTCCCAGCCAATCTTTGGAACCTTGAAACTTTGATAGTTCAAGGAACTAGAGGACGGATATCATTGCCAGAAACCATTTGGAAGATGGTTAAGTTGCGGCATCTGCAAATAAACGACCAAGCATTGTTCACTTTGCAGAATGAACAGGAATTCATAGAAAGCCCTTCAGAAATGGATGATTTGCAAACTCTTTCCTCAGCATATTTTTCTTGTGCAGAAAGTGCTGATAAGATATTGGCTAAGACACCAAATCTTCGGAGACTGACATGTGAAGTTTCTGCATTTGATGACTCATTTACTGCATTTAACAATCTTGCAATGCTCGAAATTCTCAAGATTTCTTCTGGTGCTGCATTGACATCAGTCGATTAGCTGAAGCTCCCGTCACACCTCAAGAAATTGACACTGTCCAATTTCCACATAAATCTAAATGAAGTCACAACTCTTTCAAATCTTGAGGTACTCAAACTGCTACGAGTTTCCATTAGTTCCAATACATGGAAAGTGAACGATGAGCAGTTCAGCAAACTCAAATTCTTGAAACtagaaaatttatctttttcagAATGGGATGTCTCATATGATGCTTTTCCATTCCTTGAACACTTGGTATTGAAAAAATGTCGATATCTTGAGGTGATCCCTTCTTGCTTCGGATACATGTCTTCCCTGAAATCCATTGAGGTAAAGTCATGCAAAGAATCACTCGCCGACTCTGCAATGGTCATCAAGGAAATGCAAGTTGAAGACATGGGATTTTCTGATTTTGAGGTCATAATCCACAGAACAGATCAGCAATGCTCCAACACTCGGTCTGGAATTACTTATCAG ATTTGA